In one Neobacillus sp. CF12 genomic region, the following are encoded:
- a CDS encoding Fur-regulated basic protein FbpA yields MGEILRNAVENKRKKLIRKLIAYNVYKKEDKHLFELSLTDLENEYRKFKSLSHPHSDIGSIQLTGNKSNKK; encoded by the coding sequence ATGGGAGAAATTCTTCGGAATGCTGTTGAAAATAAGCGCAAAAAATTAATAAGAAAACTGATTGCTTATAATGTGTATAAAAAAGAAGATAAACACCTTTTTGAGCTATCACTAACGGACCTGGAAAATGAATATAGAAAATTTAAATCCCTTAGTCATCCACACAGTGATATTGGGTCGATCCAATTAACTGGAAATAAATCAAACAAAAAGTAA
- a CDS encoding GNAT family N-acetyltransferase, producing the protein MNVLVTNQIIIDEIREDEKEQVRNLLVESYQQYEHSYKNPEIWKLYLENIQSSVDNPDVDKILVAKSNQDILGSLQLFQSSEKAYAKPELEIFSPIIRLLGVHPEARGRGVAQALLKASVAYAKELGATSLYLHSSDKMHKAIRLYEWYGFKRDQTKEFQNQEILVKCFRFDL; encoded by the coding sequence GTGAATGTTTTGGTAACAAACCAAATCATCATTGATGAGATAAGAGAAGATGAAAAGGAACAGGTAAGGAATTTATTAGTAGAGAGTTATCAACAGTATGAACATTCCTATAAAAATCCTGAAATTTGGAAATTGTATTTGGAAAATATTCAATCCTCCGTTGATAATCCAGATGTCGATAAGATTTTAGTGGCAAAAAGCAATCAGGACATTCTTGGCAGTTTGCAGCTTTTTCAATCCTCTGAAAAGGCATATGCAAAGCCAGAACTTGAAATTTTCTCGCCAATTATTCGATTGTTAGGTGTTCATCCTGAAGCAAGAGGCCGAGGTGTAGCACAAGCGTTATTAAAGGCAAGTGTTGCGTACGCAAAGGAGCTTGGAGCAACAAGCTTGTATTTGCATTCAAGTGATAAAATGCATAAAGCCATTCGGCTATACGAATGGTATGGCTTCAAACGAGATCAAACCAAGGAGTTTCAAAATCAAGAGATATTAGTAAAATGCTTTCGATTTGATTTATAG
- a CDS encoding glutaredoxin family protein, translating into MGKELSVVVWAKEGCHYCGEVKQYLEDKGYKYETIDVTHHDERRDILEVKYGVRHVPVIEIGQGELYEGVTKVGIDHLEKVLEKFNNSKISR; encoded by the coding sequence ATGGGAAAAGAATTATCCGTTGTGGTTTGGGCTAAAGAAGGTTGTCACTATTGTGGTGAGGTAAAACAATATTTAGAAGATAAAGGGTATAAATACGAAACGATCGATGTTACCCATCATGATGAGCGCAGAGATATTTTAGAAGTTAAATATGGTGTCAGACATGTACCTGTAATTGAAATTGGTCAGGGTGAGTTGTATGAAGGGGTAACAAAGGTGGGAATTGACCATCTTGAAAAAGTTCTTGAGAAATTTAATAATAGTAAAATTTCGAGGTAA
- a CDS encoding amino acid ABC transporter permease has product MGKAFDIMLIFEFIPTLIHYLGVTLQILAASIILGFALGIAAAIPRLFKIPLLNQLVILYVSFIRGTPILIQLFLVFYGLPAVLMLLFTIDITRLDAIYFVIITYAISNGAGFAEIFRAAIRAVDYGQTEAAYSVGMTSRQNFFRIVLPQAVRIAFPNMANSVIGSLKDTSLAFTIGVMDMMGRGDTLIAATAHAIEVYLSLSIIYYIVVVLFEKIFSKLEKYFNRYLRADVTAVA; this is encoded by the coding sequence ATGGGGAAAGCATTTGATATTATGTTAATTTTTGAGTTTATTCCGACACTTATTCATTACCTTGGAGTAACTCTGCAGATATTAGCCGCATCTATTATTCTAGGATTTGCCCTCGGTATTGCAGCAGCAATACCGAGGCTATTTAAAATACCATTATTGAATCAACTGGTGATATTATACGTTTCATTTATTAGGGGAACTCCGATACTAATACAATTATTCCTGGTTTTTTATGGCCTGCCAGCGGTTCTCATGCTATTGTTTACTATCGATATTACAAGGCTTGATGCCATTTATTTTGTAATTATTACTTACGCCATTAGTAATGGTGCAGGATTTGCTGAAATTTTTCGAGCAGCGATTCGAGCAGTTGATTACGGTCAAACCGAAGCAGCCTATTCCGTGGGGATGACAAGCAGACAAAACTTTTTTCGAATTGTTCTTCCACAGGCTGTAAGGATTGCATTTCCGAACATGGCCAATTCAGTGATCGGTTCATTAAAGGATACTTCTCTTGCTTTTACCATCGGAGTGATGGACATGATGGGAAGAGGAGATACCCTTATTGCTGCAACTGCACATGCCATTGAAGTTTATCTCTCTCTTTCTATTATTTACTATATTGTCGTCGTATTGTTTGAAAAAATATTTAGCAAACTAGAAAAATATTTCAATCGTTATCTAAGGGCTGATGTAACTGCCGTTGCTTAG
- a CDS encoding amidohydrolase has product MNRTELESNLISIRRHLHQYPELSNEEFETTKSIKKWLQDEEIDIRTTGLSTGVVAEIKGGNPGPIVAIRADIDALPIVEQTSLPYSSKIKGKMHACGHDFHTAAAIGAAYLLKESQAELNGTVRIIFQPAEESGGGALKVIKDGHLEGVEAIIGLHNKPDLPVGTIGLKDGPLMAAVDRFHIVLYGKGSHAGIPQSGKDPIVAAGHLITALQSVVSRNVSPLQSAVLSVTKIVGGSTWNVIPDNIILEGTVRTFDNKIRADVKAKFYTIVESIATAFSHQVEIGWFPGPPPLDNHKSVTEIARYAAKKQSIKVIDPEPSMAGEDFSYYLYNVPGTFAFFGTNGNEEWHHPEFTLDESAIISAAYFLYESSRALLNRHFTN; this is encoded by the coding sequence ATGAATCGAACTGAATTAGAATCAAACCTCATTTCGATAAGGCGTCATTTACATCAATACCCTGAATTATCAAACGAAGAATTTGAAACAACAAAGTCCATTAAAAAATGGCTGCAGGATGAAGAAATTGATATTCGCACGACTGGACTGTCGACGGGTGTTGTTGCAGAAATTAAAGGTGGGAATCCTGGACCAATCGTTGCCATTCGTGCAGATATTGATGCTCTTCCGATTGTGGAACAAACAAGTTTACCATATTCTTCCAAAATTAAAGGGAAAATGCACGCATGCGGTCATGATTTTCATACCGCAGCAGCCATTGGTGCAGCGTATCTTTTGAAAGAATCTCAAGCTGAGTTAAATGGAACAGTCCGAATTATTTTTCAGCCAGCAGAGGAATCGGGCGGCGGCGCACTAAAAGTGATTAAGGATGGTCATCTCGAGGGAGTAGAAGCCATCATTGGACTTCATAATAAACCAGATCTGCCTGTGGGAACAATTGGCTTAAAAGATGGGCCTTTAATGGCAGCAGTTGATCGATTTCATATTGTTCTCTATGGTAAAGGGAGCCATGCTGGGATACCGCAAAGTGGAAAAGATCCTATTGTAGCAGCGGGGCACCTTATTACTGCTCTTCAGTCTGTTGTTAGTCGGAATGTGTCTCCTCTTCAAAGTGCTGTTTTGAGTGTGACGAAAATCGTTGGCGGCAGCACATGGAACGTTATTCCTGACAATATCATCCTTGAGGGTACCGTTCGAACTTTTGACAATAAGATCCGTGCAGACGTAAAAGCAAAGTTTTATACCATTGTTGAATCCATTGCCACCGCTTTTTCGCACCAAGTTGAAATTGGCTGGTTTCCAGGTCCACCACCACTAGACAATCATAAGTCGGTGACGGAGATTGCGAGGTATGCTGCTAAAAAGCAATCCATAAAAGTAATTGATCCAGAACCATCAATGGCCGGTGAGGATTTCTCCTACTATCTTTATAACGTCCCAGGGACTTTTGCATTTTTCGGTACAAATGGAAACGAGGAGTGGCACCATCCCGAATTTACCCTAGATGAATCGGCTATTATCAGCGCCGCATATTTTTTATATGAAAGTTCAAGAGCATTATTAAATCGACATTTTACTAATTAA
- the ssuE gene encoding NADPH-dependent FMN reductase: MSKVTIISGSPSEHTRLNGVLHGVINHLTGVGITPEIINIRNLPPEDLIQAKFDSEEIIKQNKKVEHSNLVVIMTPVYKASFSGVLKTYLDLLPQNGLEGKTILPIAVGGTFGHLLMIDYSLKPVLAALGATHILKGVFILDSQIGKLGNNRYELDTEAKNRLVSSINIARSLLPGKSVSGSVL; encoded by the coding sequence ATGAGTAAGGTGACAATTATTTCTGGGAGTCCTTCTGAGCATACGAGATTAAATGGGGTATTACATGGTGTTATCAATCATTTAACTGGTGTTGGAATTACTCCTGAAATTATTAATATACGTAATCTTCCACCAGAAGATTTAATTCAAGCGAAGTTTGATAGTGAAGAAATTATCAAGCAAAATAAGAAAGTTGAGCATTCAAATTTAGTCGTGATTATGACTCCGGTTTATAAAGCTTCCTTTTCAGGGGTTTTAAAAACTTACTTGGATCTCCTGCCACAAAATGGTCTGGAGGGTAAAACGATACTACCGATTGCCGTTGGTGGAACTTTTGGGCACTTATTAATGATCGATTATTCCCTAAAACCAGTACTAGCGGCTTTGGGAGCAACCCATATTTTAAAAGGAGTGTTTATACTAGATAGTCAAATTGGAAAATTAGGAAATAATCGTTATGAATTAGATACAGAAGCGAAAAACAGATTAGTTTCTTCAATTAATATAGCAAGGTCATTATTACCTGGAAAAAGTGTTTCAGGTTCCGTTCTTTAA
- a CDS encoding amino acid ABC transporter permease: MTIDIPFIWVAFKEIIKALPITLILTIVPLLAGFLIGIAVAVVRIYKVKYLYHIANGYVSFFRGTPIIMHIMVIYFGFPLLLDQISLRFDLGIQTNKIPIILFVLIALTLAAGSYLSEIIRSGIISVSNGQMEAAYSVGMTKFQAMIRIILPQALAQSIPNFTNIFVGFLHTSSIAFLVSQKEVTGAANIVASVNLKFLEAFIAAGIIYWGITILVEGISFLLEKKVTAYNRGGVS, translated from the coding sequence ATGACAATTGATATTCCATTCATTTGGGTAGCTTTTAAAGAAATTATTAAGGCGCTTCCTATTACACTCATCCTAACAATTGTACCATTGCTGGCTGGATTTTTAATCGGCATTGCGGTGGCTGTAGTTAGAATTTATAAAGTGAAATATCTCTATCACATCGCAAATGGTTATGTCTCCTTTTTTAGAGGAACACCCATAATCATGCATATTATGGTCATTTATTTTGGCTTCCCATTATTACTCGATCAAATTTCACTCAGGTTTGATTTAGGTATACAAACAAATAAAATCCCGATTATTTTGTTTGTATTAATTGCCTTAACATTGGCGGCGGGATCGTACTTATCTGAAATTATTCGATCTGGTATTATCAGCGTTTCAAATGGACAAATGGAGGCTGCTTATTCGGTTGGAATGACAAAGTTTCAAGCGATGATCAGAATTATTCTACCTCAGGCCCTGGCTCAATCTATTCCGAATTTCACGAATATTTTTGTTGGCTTTTTACACACTTCATCGATTGCTTTTCTTGTTTCTCAGAAAGAAGTGACGGGGGCAGCTAATATTGTCGCTTCTGTAAACCTGAAATTTTTAGAAGCATTTATTGCTGCAGGTATTATCTATTGGGGCATTACGATTCTAGTAGAAGGAATATCTTTTTTACTTGAAAAAAAGGTGACTGCTTATAATCGAGGAGGCGTGTCATGA
- a CDS encoding transporter substrate-binding domain-containing protein, translating to MKKKFMVLIMVLLALALGACSSQETKSTSKESSGGAKEGTKVQKIIVGTGTQFPNVCFIDEDGKLTGYDVELVRKIDEKLPEYEFEFKTMEFSNLLLSLETNKIDFVAHQMEVNEERQEKFLFNEEPYNIFPLHVTVHKDNNDIQSIKDLKGKKAIVSATSNSAVFLEKYNKDNNAGIEIVYAGNGPDSTINQIKTGRADATITTPFSVDFSNDAVDAQQKVVGEPLLNSKVYFLLRKDETPLQKRIDEALVELKKEGVVSELSKKWLGADYTVNF from the coding sequence ATGAAGAAAAAATTCATGGTACTTATAATGGTGTTGCTTGCTTTAGCCCTTGGTGCATGCTCTTCCCAAGAAACGAAATCAACTTCAAAGGAAAGTTCTGGAGGGGCTAAAGAAGGGACAAAAGTACAAAAAATAATAGTCGGTACAGGGACACAGTTTCCTAATGTTTGCTTTATTGATGAGGATGGAAAGTTAACTGGATATGATGTTGAATTAGTTCGGAAAATTGATGAAAAGCTGCCTGAATACGAATTTGAATTCAAAACAATGGAATTTTCTAATCTGTTATTAAGCTTAGAAACTAATAAAATCGATTTTGTGGCACACCAAATGGAAGTTAATGAGGAACGCCAAGAGAAATTTCTCTTCAATGAGGAACCTTATAATATCTTTCCGCTTCATGTAACGGTTCATAAAGATAATAATGACATTCAATCAATAAAAGATTTAAAAGGGAAAAAGGCTATTGTAAGTGCCACCAGTAATTCAGCTGTTTTTCTAGAAAAATATAACAAAGACAATAATGCAGGAATTGAAATTGTTTATGCGGGGAATGGACCTGATTCTACGATTAATCAAATAAAAACGGGTCGCGCAGACGCAACAATCACGACACCATTTTCTGTTGATTTCAGTAATGATGCTGTAGATGCACAGCAAAAAGTAGTAGGAGAGCCGCTACTAAATTCAAAGGTATATTTCCTACTTAGAAAAGATGAAACACCTTTACAAAAAAGAATTGACGAAGCACTGGTTGAATTGAAAAAAGAAGGAGTAGTTAGTGAGTTGAGTAAAAAATGGTTAGGAGCTGACTATACGGTTAATTTTTAA
- a CDS encoding amino acid ABC transporter ATP-binding protein, producing MIYLQGIKKSFNKSPVLKGINLKIEKGEVVTILGPSGSGKTTLLRCLNFLEKPNAGMVQIGNIIIDAEKATKKEMLAIRKQSAMVFQHYNLFAHKTVVENVMEGLIVAKKVKKKDARQQSERVLEKVGLSDKLHHYPSQLSGGQQQRVGIARALALNPEVILFDEPTSALDPELVGDVLSVIKSIAQEGITMVVVTHEMSFAREVSNRVLFMDEGVIVEEGTPLEIFHAAKEERTRRFLQRISGETFFTPLKEQVN from the coding sequence ATGATTTATTTACAAGGTATCAAAAAATCATTTAATAAGTCACCAGTGTTAAAAGGCATTAATTTGAAAATAGAAAAAGGGGAGGTCGTTACCATCCTTGGTCCAAGTGGATCGGGCAAAACGACGCTGTTAAGATGCTTGAACTTTTTAGAAAAACCAAATGCAGGAATGGTTCAAATAGGAAATATAATCATTGATGCAGAAAAAGCGACAAAAAAAGAAATGCTCGCGATTAGAAAACAATCGGCGATGGTTTTCCAGCATTATAATTTATTTGCCCATAAAACAGTGGTGGAAAATGTGATGGAAGGATTAATTGTAGCAAAGAAGGTAAAGAAAAAGGACGCGAGACAACAAAGTGAAAGAGTGCTGGAGAAAGTGGGTTTAAGTGATAAACTGCATCACTATCCTTCTCAGCTTTCAGGCGGGCAGCAACAAAGAGTTGGGATTGCTAGAGCCTTAGCGTTAAATCCAGAGGTCATTCTTTTTGATGAGCCTACATCCGCTCTTGATCCTGAGTTAGTTGGAGATGTTCTTTCTGTTATTAAATCAATTGCACAAGAAGGAATAACGATGGTGGTTGTCACACATGAAATGAGTTTTGCAAGAGAAGTATCGAATCGGGTGTTGTTCATGGATGAGGGAGTAATCGTGGAGGAAGGTACACCATTGGAAATTTTTCATGCAGCAAAGGAGGAACGTACCCGTCGTTTCTTACAACGAATTTCTGGTGAAACATTTTTTACACCACTTAAAGAACAGGTGAATTAA